The Amphiura filiformis chromosome 6, Afil_fr2py, whole genome shotgun sequence genome segment GTAGACAAATTTTCAGTCGGTGCAGTCATATCTGTGGTGCAGTGCATTTTGAAATCGCTTGCTCATCAATATTTTCGGGTGgcctattttcttcattttatgtACCTTTTGACCAAGGAAGCGAGACATTGTGGCCAGAACCAAGTCTCTAAACCAACTGTGATGTTCATTTAAATTGTAACTTGTATTAGTTGTAAGCTACATGAAATTGATGAATCGAATAATGGGTTCTGTCACTTCACCCATGTGTCATGATGTGTGTGTCATGGGCATGATGGGTGACTGTCGTGACTGTAATCTATGCCCATGATGCCTGGACTGCTATGTCACCCATGAGTATGACACACATTAGATGGGTTTGGGTGTGGAGCCCAATATTTCTCATGCATGTAGGATTTCGTCTTTTGCCTAGTCCAATGTCGCATGAACATGTgaacagggacggatttaagcagtggcccgggccagtggattttgcgtcgggccagtaaacttccaaaaatgctggcccggcgggccactagatttttgagcggCCTGATTGCGGCGAGACAAGATATCAGTGATGGTCATATTTACACAGTTTTCTGCTCTGCCTGTCACTTGAATTTTATattattcaatgattttttttttgtataatatttatattcttattcttgcgttGCTAGAAAGTTGGACATACACGGCCGCTTTTTACgatgatagtaggcctatgtattacttagctcttccatgcgctacataattatatctgatgatgatagtaataccgcctagtttgaaacttttggaactaaaaaaggcaggactactgactgaacttgtgttagttACTACACTCTCTACAAtgagtacattcagtacaaaacaaattaaaatgttaaggtttgcttgactttaagggctcggatagtgatgtttccacatattttttgtgggacatgagagcacatcagacatatcgaattgcattttgaaaacgaggaatatcaaataattttaattttttgatatttgcgatatgatacacattgtataatgacaaatgattaaaaattgatatagatttttccccaaacatgccaaaagcACCGACAAAAAAGTTGTGTTTTTTTTGCAGtatagaacatattgaaaaagctgggccagtaaatttattgcagggccactagatttaccatttcactggcccggagggccagtagaaaactgaaacctaagtctgtccctgcatGTGAAGTTCTGATATCGTCATCGTGTCATGTGTGGATATGCTGTCCAATTTATTCAAATTATTGTACATGATTGGTAGCTTTTGCCTTGAGTTGGATAGCATGCATGCTAGGCAGAAGACAAAATCCTGTTCTTTTTATTACCATTCTTACTCAGTTTTCATGGTTTATAAGTCATGTAAAgtgcagttgtagtaactacaaatttcgaacgtttgaggacttgttctcaagttgtagaaggtgccatagggtgtcttcagtgttaattattttcattataaatgtcgcaaaatattaatattgacaataactcTCCATAAATTCATACATTGCTCAACCTGTGTttgcatatcatattttgtggtgaaaaatgattacaaatgtgtaatttgcaatcatttttggagcaacgatttcttcgtaccgacAGCTAAGTGTgttatgtgaatgcacattaaacacatacaaacacatacacagcacctgttggaactccccgtCGGAgcggggagtttcaattattggaactgtgtATAAAAGTGTAACTTCAACTTGTAACTTTTTTTTCAagcaaaaataaagttacttttgtcatgtttgtgaggATATCCCTGTTGTGTTGTTTGCCATTTGACAGTAATTTGCCCATCCAGACAATCCAGAGAGagagtaaaaatcatcaaaattcagattttggtaccttaaaCTATGTCATTTGTCATTCTGGGCATTGTCATAAATATACTGGGCatgtcgtgatccacagcatcatcccccacttttctcaaaaggtTGTTTATACCACGtactggaaatctctggctacataatgtttatgtctaTGACGTACATTGTATTGTAAAGTAATTTTACGTTACGAAGGGATATACATGTAGCTTGGGTATTCAATTTCTATTGTTTTTGGGCATGCCTCTGATTTCTTTGACTTTGTCAGATTATGTTTACTGAATTacatcagggtcagaatttcttTTCTTGCCGGAATCATTTATTTCTTGCAAATCaactgtgtaaactacaaaagtttgcgagaatcaactttgattcatgcaaatctgtTTATAACTTACAACTTACAAGCATCTTTGCAAGAATAGATACTTTGATTCTCACCGAAATTCGGACCTTGTTGCTTGTAGTTGTACATTTATGTTGTTGTTGAGCacctgttttttgttttattgtagGAATGAGACTGAGTACATCATCAGAAACTGATAGTGATAAATCAATCAACAAGATGCCTTCAAATGCAAATGCTAAAGCAAGTTACATAAAGACAATGCTAAAAACTGCGGATGCTGTTTGTTTTGATGTAGACAGTACCATATGTAGAGATGAAGCCATTGATGAACTGGCTGAACATCTTGGTGTTGGAGACAAGGTTGCTGAACTCACCAAGAAAGCAATGAGTCAGAAAAATGTTGAATACAAAGATACTTTGAGAGCTAGATTAAATGTTATGAAACCAAGCAGACAAGCATTACATGATTTTATCAAGAGACATCCACCCAAGCTAACTCCAGGTATTATGTAagtaatcattttcatttttttgcctTTTGTTTTAAAAGCCATACCAGTACCGACCTAAGGGGCAATTTGTGATCCACACTCCACAGCCTCAATGCCCCCGATTTACTTCAAAAaagattgagatttttataccatcagtgTACAATGATTTTGTGGATTTCTTGAAGTTGCTGATTCAGTCGTTTGACAAGATATCATTCAAATTGTATTTCCGAGCTGTTGGCAGCCCGAAAATACAACACGGCACTGCCTACATGTATGGCTGGGGTCATTTGTAGAATGCATACAGCACAACTCACATATTGAATGTCTAAATCAAATGACATTTGGGAAAGAAGCTTTTGAAGCATGCCCTAAAAAGAGTGTGCTACACAATATCCTTTTTAAGTTTTaacattaattattaatttattatatgGTCATGTGTCacatggtggggcacatttgcgttacaagcactgattttgatcatttgtcttccttttcactaaaattgacacatatctaaaactatacatctcacaccagcaaaactatacatttttggaaagcttatgttccaaggaatccaactatgcaaaattgaagttggtatacagggtacgtaagaaaatatatagggtgatatcatgaaaaaaaattaaattcactagtaaattgattatttattgcatttgctactgatatggaatacctcaaatgaaatctaattttgtgacaggccacactatgagctttaataaaatgtatacttttgctatgttatgattgaccaaagtggtgagggtgcgaaaatatacgtaacttcatgcaccaaatgttgattacatttttgaaaatattttctttagagtgtatcctacatttattttaactgcatatttagattcctggggtaaaaagctttccaaaaatgtatacttttcctatcttagggtgtataattctcgagatacaacaattgaaagccaaaacgcatgttgtgactgaaaattttgGCATTTGTGTGTAGGCCTAAGTGAATAGGAAGAATttgtggttcttgtgacttgcagttctcagtgaatacttgtaaacacgattagataaaattaatagctgaatatgaataatgaataaacaagctttcatttgaggtatgatttgcatacacacaatttgacaatgataacaagtaaaattcaaaaagatatcatgtcttcaaagcatttgccatagagattgtacatactcctctaccacttatccaccaggtttaccttcgttaacattttaatatttttcactaattaaacaaatttgaattccaaattgtgaaacatatttgaaaattagaataatcaagctgtatgatgagcccaaacttgatgcaattggaccaagaatggctttgtgacaacaagttaaatcagaaaggggagagaaaaatgtaacgccacCAGGTATTTTGTGGTCCCaccaccataagacacatgaccataTAATATTGATACTTGTCTGTCACAATAATGTTTGATGTACAAGTATGGTATTATGCTTGCTTGCAGTCATGCATTCAGTTACAAGCTACATGTAAGCAGTGGAAAAATCCCTGATGTACAATTtttgtctgtggcctctcacacccctgattcaTATCTGCACAGCCAATtattcaaaaatgtttgaatGCCACAGTACAGCCAAAAAGGTGAATCCAGAATTTGATTCCAGTGCTTTGAATAAATAAAACtcaaaagacccccccccccttcatgccAGTGCAAGTACTGCAGGGTGTCAAATGAAGTTCATTTCTGGTAGCACTTACATTCTGCTCCCTACTCAATGTAAGGTCACACAAGATCATGTTCTGTACATGAATACATTTATTGACAACTTGAATACTTGGCTACAATGTACCTTGatcatatttgtgacatgatctggtccatgggggccaaaggatgcatttttgacaattgagttactatataattattaccttTAATACAAATATTAGGCTATCATACAATGAAAACACCAAAAGTCTGGTCTAGCATAGTACTAaaattatgaagttttgtgatgtctattttcttatgtattttattgttttttttactccatattaccTTTATCTCAATTAAGAAATTAGTTGAAATGTGATGTCAaatttggtttttaaaaaaagggACTAAAAATGTTCCTGATAATGACGGTACATGTAGGTCTAACAGATCAATCGTAGGACAAATGTTTCAAGATAAGCATAGACACTCGTAAACATTACTAATGTATTGTTACATAACTTACTCATTTTACCTCTTTGTCTCATCCTCAGGGAACTGGTGCAAGAATTACATAATCGAGGGACACAGGTGTACATTATAACAGGGGGTTTTGATAGTATCGTCCAAGAAGTAGCCAAAGAACTTGGAGTACCAAGCCAAAATGTCTACGCCAATAAACTTTTATTTTTCTACAATGGTAAATATTGAAATTTACAGGGTCATTAGAGTTTGGCAAAAAATTGACTCATGCCAACGAAGTTGATTTTCATAAAGTTTTGAAATCTACAGGAATCAAATGATTCCAAAGAATCAatagggatgtaaatcttcaggaaattttgcttggatcttccctgtacaaagtatagggaaatacacattttaggaaatgttaaagcagtttcaggaaattatgtcagtgttTGATTTCATCCCTGTTTCAAGAATCAACCTTGATTTTCATGCTCGGCAATGAATTCTCTCCCAAAATGCAGCTATGGTAGAAATAGTATTGTACTCAGGgcagattccagaaaaatacagcaatttatttttttggaattaaaaattttgttatct includes the following:
- the LOC140155960 gene encoding phosphoserine phosphatase-like produces the protein MQSEPNRCMLKQFCKKGHQLCCNFIFGPEKKRMRLSTSSETDSDKSINKMPSNANAKASYIKTMLKTADAVCFDVDSTICRDEAIDELAEHLGVGDKVAELTKKAMSQKNVEYKDTLRARLNVMKPSRQALHDFIKRHPPKLTPGIMELVQELHNRGTQVYIITGGFDSIVQEVAKELGVPSQNVYANKLLFFYNGDYAGFDETQLTCRSGGKGRAVKLIKEKHNHKSIIMVGDGSTDLEAAPPADACIGFGGNQVRETVQREAHWFIHSFKELTNVLQAAA